One region of Bosea sp. 29B genomic DNA includes:
- a CDS encoding SelT/SelW/SelH family protein, with amino-acid sequence MTEPKPGPRIAITYCSMCNWLLRSAWMAQELLQTFGQDLGEVVLIPRTGGIFQIHYDGDLIWDRTVDGGFPDVKQLKQRVRDRLDPERDLGHLDDHKKKLVQG; translated from the coding sequence ATGACCGAACCCAAGCCCGGCCCGCGCATCGCCATCACCTATTGCAGCATGTGCAACTGGCTGCTCCGCTCCGCCTGGATGGCGCAGGAGCTGTTGCAGACCTTCGGCCAGGATCTCGGCGAGGTCGTGCTGATCCCGCGCACCGGCGGCATCTTCCAGATCCACTATGACGGCGATCTGATCTGGGATCGCACCGTCGATGGCGGCTTCCCGGATGTGAAGCAGCTCAAGCAGCGCGTGCGCGACCGGCTCGATCCCGAGCGCGATCTTGGCCATCTCGACGACCACAAGAAGAAGCTCGTGCAGGGCTGA